The Haloarcula sp. H-GB4 genome segment GAAATACCGGGCACGCTTGGGCACCTCCGACCGTTCATCGGGAACATCGGGACGACGCCGTCGGTCGAGTTCCCCGATTCACATAACGCCGGTGACTTCGGCCAGTTCCTCATCGGTGCCGACCACGACTGGGGCCTCGCCGATGAAGCGGCGCTTGCGGCCCGCACGGACGGCCACATGGACTCGAATGATGTCCGCTCTGGCGCGACGCTCATCTGTCCCGTCGAGATAGACGGCGCAGGCCTCTACGTTGGGGACCTGCACGCCAACCAGGGCGACGGCGAACTCTCGCTTCACACGACCGACGTGAGCGGCCGTACCGAACTCGAAGTCAGCGTCATCAAGGACCTCGACATCGATGGCCCACTTCTGCTTCCGAACGAGTCGGACCTGCCGGATATCGCCAAGCCGTACACGGACGCCGAGCGAGAAGCGGGCGAAGCCCTCGCTTCCGAGCATCATGTCGATGACGTCGTCGATGCAGCGCCGCTCCAGATCATCGGGTCCGGTGCGACTATCAATGACGCCACCGAGAACGCATTCGCACGGGCTGGGACACTCTTCGGTATGTCAGAGGGTGAGGTCCGGGCACGCTGTACGTTCACCGGCGGCGTCGAAATCGCGCGACTACCCGGCGTCGTCCAGCTCTCGATGCTCGCGCCGATGGATCTCCTCGAAGAACAGGGGCTCGCCGGAACCGTCCGCGAACAGTACGACCTGTAGTTGGACGGCGGCTGGTGGCGTTCACCCACCTCGCATCGCCGGAAAGAGTTCGACCGCCGCGCCGGACGGGACCCGCTGGTCGTGGGAGGCGTTGTCCCCGTCGACCATCACTCGCACACTCGGTCGGAGTTCGCCGTCCGCATCGACTAACTGTGACTTCGCACGCGGATACGCGTCGACGAAGGCCGTAATCACGGCTCCAACAGTGTCGCCATCGACTGTAATTTCGACTGTCTTCGCCCCTGTCGCCGCCCGGAGCGACCCGTACACGGTCACGTCCACACTGCTCAGTTAGGTCCAAGACCGCAAAAAGATACGTCTCCCGCTCGATGTCGGCGCTGGATGTGAACGGCTTCGCCGGCAAGACAGTCCGACCAGATCGGATACTTTGTCCCGGCTTGTGCGAATACTATCGCGATTCAAACTGGAACCAAACGTAGAGTCGCCGGCTGCGATGACAGATAGCAAACAGACAGAAGAGGTTTACAAGCACAGTCGAAAGCGAACAACTGCTATGATACCCTCCAAGCAAGCCGTCAGTAGCCTCGGGAGTCTGCTCGCCGTACTCGGACTCGCCGGGGTCGCAACAGCACAGCCTACAGCCCCGGGTGGGAGTGCGGGCCCGGGCTTCAATATCGTCCTCCGTTTCGGTGTCGGGTTCGTCATGCTCTCGGTGTTGGGCGCCGCAGCAGCCGCTATCGGCCCGTCGTACACGACGAACGCCGTGCGGGAGATTCAGGATGACCCCGGCGACGCAATCGGCTGGGGGATTCTCGTCGGCATTCTGGTCCCCATCGGGTTGGTACTACTCACGCTGACGATTATCGGCGCGCTGATATCGATCCCCGGACTGCTTCTCATCGGCATCCTCAGTATCGTCGGCACCGGCATTACTGCTGTCTGGGTCGGGAATTCGGTTATCGGCGATGACGGCACCGTTAGCGCAACAGACGGCGTCGCCGGGGGGCTGTTACTGGCCGTTCCCTTCGCGATTCCAGTCGTCGGCGGCTTCCTCCTCAACCTCATAACGCTCGTCGGCCTCGGTGTCGTCGGCCGCGGGCTGTACGAGGAATGGTCGGACTGAGCGAGTGGTCGCCGACGGTTGAAGCGGTTTCTCGCTGCTGCAACGAGTGGGTTCAGCTCGCGCCGGGACACCCGAGTTCGTGCGGGTCGTCGTACACCTCTGGCGGAATCGAGATGGCGGTTGGTTCACCGTACTCGCTGTACTGGACCGTGATCGTGGCAGTTGCAGTCGCTCCACGCTGTGAGATTTCTATCCTGAGTTCCGACTGTACCGGTCGGTTCGTGTTTGGATTAACCCAGAGTCGCGCTGTCGCGTTCTCAAGCGAACCGCGGTTTAGATCCATGTCGCCAGCCTGTCGGCGATTCATGAGTGACCTGATAGTCTCAGCGCTCGGGGAGGCCGTGACGAGAACAGTCCGGTTGCCGTCAAGCGTCTCATTGCCCCGCCAGTAGACGTTCGAGCGTTCGAAGAGCAGCAGTTGCCGATGGAGCGGCGTCGTGGTCGCCCACGGATCGGAACGCGATACGTTCTCGACGGCGTAGCCACCCCAAGGGTCCTGACAGCCCTGGTACGCTTTGTACCCGTCGACATAGGAGTCGATCGTCTGGTCTTGCATCCGCGTCGTCGCTTGCATCCGTTTTGCGGAGACGTTTACCGCACCATCGCCGTCAACTCTCACGGTCCGCGATTGCTCACCATCCGATGCTACCACATGCATCTCCATATCGAATCGATACGCTTCGACGGCGGCAACAGTGCTGTTCGCCTCCTCGACGGCAGTGACGGCTCGTTCGTCGCTCGGTGGCGGGCTATCAGCCATGAATGTGCCACACCCGGCAAGGAGGGAAACGATGCATACGGCGAGGACCAATCGTCGCATACAGTGTTCTCGCTCGCCCGTCCGTCTAAAAGCTCATGGGTCCGATTCGTGACAGCCCAACAGCTGAAAATAGCGCCAACGTCAGAACCGCGGGAAGCTTCCGGCAGAATGGGGTCACTGCGTCGTCAGTAACTCCAGTTTCACATTGGCGCGCATGGGTAGTAAGCAGGTAGAGAAACAAGAACAGAATGCAAGCGAATAGGCCGCTCCGTTTGGAACTATGTAGGTTTGGGACCGCTTCCCGGAGAATCGTTATTTCGGACCTGATATGCAGTACGCTGACTCTAGCGTGGTGCAGACACCGCTATCTAACGTCGAGTTGGGATTGCAGGTCCGCGACCAGCACGTACGCCACCAG includes the following:
- a CDS encoding ubiquitin-like small modifier protein 1, giving the protein MDVTVYGSLRAATGAKTVEITVDGDTVGAVITAFVDAYPRAKSQLVDADGELRPSVRVMVDGDNASHDQRVPSGAAVELFPAMRGG
- a CDS encoding acetamidase/formamidase family protein; amino-acid sequence: MSEQIQQELDVGRFTLGLVGPDQEWAGTVADGGTVRTHTPPACWGPMVTPEFRGGHEVTRPIRVENAEPGDALVVRIKDVEVTSIATSTGSMAEREDAFGSDPFVDHRCPECGTEWPDSVVEGTGEDAIRCAECGANASSFGFEFGYTVAFDEDRSVGLTVGPDGAADLAERADEAMALPDHSRQHPILLYKPDEIPGTLGHLRPFIGNIGTTPSVEFPDSHNAGDFGQFLIGADHDWGLADEAALAARTDGHMDSNDVRSGATLICPVEIDGAGLYVGDLHANQGDGELSLHTTDVSGRTELEVSVIKDLDIDGPLLLPNESDLPDIAKPYTDAEREAGEALASEHHVDDVVDAAPLQIIGSGATINDATENAFARAGTLFGMSEGEVRARCTFTGGVEIARLPGVVQLSMLAPMDLLEEQGLAGTVREQYDL